The Desulfitibacter sp. BRH_c19 sequence GCTTCAAGTGAACCAAAAAACATTCTTAATCACCCCCATTTGTCTTTGATGACAGGTAGTCTAATACCCATCTTTTTGCTCCATCTTTATCATGAAATTCTCTATCTAAATATGCCTCTTCAAGTTTTGCAAGAATTGTTTTATATATAGGGCCTGGTTTAACATTTAAATCTTTTAAATCAGCACCCTGTAAAGGAATTGATAGCCTTGATCGCTCAATTAGATAATTAATTATCAATTTATTATAACAGGTCGGTTCCATGGTAGCCATAAAAAGAATAGCATCAAAGGATATCTTTTTAAAAATTCTATGTACGAATCCAGGTGTAATATTATCATGACTCTTAAATATTTCATCCCAGTTTTCCTTACAGTATTTTATATCTCGGATAACCTTTCTATCAAAATTATTTAAGGTATATTTATCTAACTTATCTACCCATTCTTCAGTATTATACAAAACAATTGCCAAATAACAAATCCAAGAAATATTTTTATCAGTACTCTTTAGCAACTTTTTTAAAGAATTATTTAGATTTGCTACTTGAGTTAATTTGCTTTGATTAACGTCAAAGCCAAGAAGATGATACCATACCCTTAGGTAGTTTAATCTTCTTATAGAGTTAATTACATTAGTTTCCTTGAAGAGAATTTTTAATTCATGTGCTATTCTAGGATTTGATACAGATTCAATTAATTCAACAGAATTCTGAGCAAGTTCAAGGGTTTGGGAGTCCATTGCAAATCCAAATCTTTGTTCAAAACGTACAGCTCGCAGAATCCGGGTGGGATCTTCAACAAAGCTTAAATTATAAAGTATCCGAATCTTTCCCTGCTGTAAGTCTTTGTAGCCATGAAAATGATCTATTAAAACTCCATATTTTAGGTTATTAAGCTTTATTGCCATGGCATTGATAGTAAAGTCTCTTCTATATAAATCTTCTTTTAAACTTGATCTTTCCACAATTGGCAATGCCGCTGGATAATCATAATATTCCCTTCTAGCAGTAACTAGATCTATTTTTACTCCATTGATTAATTTCCACTTTGCAGTTCCGAATTTTTTATGACTTGTAACCTTTCCTCCCCAATCACTTGCTAATGCTTCTGCAAACTCAATTGCATCACCATCTACAACTATGTCTATATCCTCACTAGGATAACCCAATAGAAGATCCCTTACTATCCCACCTACCATATACACTTTATAATCAAACTCTTCAGTCTTATTTACAATATATTTTAAAATCTGTAAAAGGTTATCAGGAATATTCTCTTCTAATAAATCCTGAACATTCTTTTCAATAGGTACAGGAAGCACAGTACTATAGTGGTCTCCCTTAATATTTTCACCATGTAAATAGTTTAAAACATCAGTTCTAGAGACAATACCAATTAATTTGCCATCTTCTAAGACTGGAAGTCTTCCAACATCTTCATCAATCATAGTATTTTGAATCTCTTCTAAGGAGGTATCCATGGAAGTTGTAAAGACATTTTTACTCATAAAACCCTTAACAGGGGCATGTCCTAAGCCATGGTGAGCTGCTTTATCCACATCTCTTCTGGAAATAATCCCTATCACTTCTACATCCTTTACCACAGGTAGACCTGTGTGACCATACCTAAGCATAATTTTAGCAGCTTCCTCGATTTTTGTTTCAGGGGAAACTGTTTTTACAGGACTGCTCATAATATCCTTAGCTGATATGGAGGGCTTTAATGTTTTAGTTATTAAACTCTTGATTGTATCTAGGATTTCAATATAATTTCCATCTTTAATAGATGCTGATGCTGCCCTAGAATGTCCTCCCCCACCAAGCTGGGAAATAATTATATAGATATCAAGCATATCAGTATTTGATCTACCAACCACAAATACCTTGTTAGTCATTTCAACAACTAAAAAGAGCGCATGTACACCAGTGACTTCTAGAATTTTACTAGCTAGCAGAGATAATCCACCCTGGTAAGTCTTCTGTCTATTCCAGGCTATGAATATATCAATTCCCTTTATATTATACTCTATACTGTTGACCATCAAAGAATTAAAAAGGCTTTGCTGTTGTCCTAATAGGGGTCTTTCAGAGAATCTAGACACAATTCCAAGGTTAGCTCCCTTTTCCAATAAATAAGCCGCAGCGTGTAAATCTCTTGAAGTAGTATTGGCATAAGAAAAGGAGCCTGTATCTGTATATAAACCAAGAGCCATGATTGTGGCCTCAAATGATGATAAAGGTAGATTGTTTTTACGCATTTCTTCTATTAGTAAGGTAACAGTAGCTCCCACTTCCTCTACTCTTTTAAAAATAACTTTGTTTATTACCACTCCAGAAGGCTGATGATGATCATAGATTATAAGACTAGCTTGCTGTATATACTCTTTGAAATATCCTACCCTGTCTAAATTAGGTGTATCAACTATGATAACCTCTTCAACTCTATGCCAATCTACTTGTCGAGGTGAAAAAAATTGAACACTATCCTTATAAAGAGCTAGAAAATGTTGTACCGAAATACTTAATCTTTCAGGCAACACCCTCTTTGCTTTAGGATATAATTTCCCTGCAGCCACCATGGAAGCAAGACCATCAAAGTCGAGATTTAAATGAGATAAGATAACTTGCACATTAAATCCTCCTGAGTAGATAAGAGTTTTTTCGGACATATAATACTGCATATATAATAGTATACATAAATTTACCAGCAATAACTATGTGATTCCTAAAGATCTTTTCTGAAATATGTATAGAAAAATAAGGAGTACATATAGTACTCCTTATATAGTATATACGTTTGTCCAAATTATTCTATATGGGTAAGACCCCCACTTCTCTATAAGGAAAGGTGACACACCTGTGAGTAGAACCAGGAATGTTCCCAATTTGACTAAATCAGGTGGAGTAGAGTCTCCATCTGATTTCCCGATGTTCAGCTTAGGCTAAATGAGTTCACTTGAGCCGCTCAGGTAATACATCATTTCTTATAAGATCCTCATAGGTTTCTTTCTTGACTATTTCGTCTGATTTTCCATTATATACTAGTACTACTGCCTGTTTTGGTATCCTGTTGTAATTACCTGACATTGCATATCCATACGCTCCAGTAGTTGTCATTGCAAGTATATCTCCAGGATTTAATTCTGGAAGCCTAATATTCCATGCTAGAATATCACCAGACTCACAACACTTCCCTGTTACTGTTACTTTTTCGGTATTAGTGTCATTCATTCTATTAGCAACATATACCTCATATTTTGCTTCATAAAGAGCAGGACGCAAATTTTCATACATTCCACCATCAACGGCAACATATTTACGTACATCTGGTATATCCTTGATAGACCCAACTTTATATAAAGTTGTACCAGCGGGACCAGCAATAGACCTTCCTGGTTCAATAAGAAGCTTAGGAACAGGTAGTGAAAACTGATTACATTTTTCTTTTACTGTACTCATAACAACTTCAGCATAGTTTTCAATACTAGAAGGTTCATCACCTTTAGAATAGTATATCCCTAGTCCACCACCAATATTTAATTCCTCAATAACATAGCCTGTTTCTTTTTCGATGTTCTTCATAAATTCAATCATTACATGAGCAGCATGACCATAAGAACCCATTTCAAATATCTGAGAACCTATATGACAATGGATTCCCTTTAAATCTAAATTAGGTAATTCTAAAGCAATTTTAACTGCTTCCATTGCTTGTCCGTTAGTTAGAGTAAAGCCAAATTTGGAGTCTATTTGTCCAGTTCTTATATATTCGTGTGTATGAGCTTCTACACCTGGTGTTATTCTTAAAATAATAGCTTGTTTAGTATCCATTTCACCAGCAATTCCATTTAAAACCTGAAGCTCATAAAAGTTATCTACAACTATACGTCCTATACCATTTTCCAAAGCAAGCTTTATTTCTTCAAAGCCCTTATTATTCCCATGAAAATATATATTTTTTACTGGGAAATTTGCTTTAAGTGCAGTATAAAGTTCTCCTCCTGAGACTACATCAAGGCCAAGACCTTCTTCATTAATTATTTTACACATTGCAGTTGTAAGAAAGGCTTTACTTGCATATAAAACTTGAGAATTTCCTTTTTGAGAGAAGGCCTTAACAAGCCTTTGGCATGTATTTCTAATTAATTCTTCATCCATCACCCATAGTGGTGTACCATATTTTTCGACCAGTTCTATGGCGTTGCATCCACCTATCTCTAAAATCCCCTCAGAGTTAATTTTCGAAGTACCATGAAGTTTCAAAGTAAATCACTCCTTCTCAATGTCTGTTTTATGATGAAAGTCAGTTGTGGTTTTCTGAAGCCACAAGTGCTCTAAGATGCTATTTATAGCTGGAAAGTGGTTAATTCTTTGCCACCAATAGTAACATAGGCTATCTTGGGTGTCAATAATAATTCTTCTCAATTAGCCCGACTTCGAGTAGTAAATCAGGAAATTTGTGTTTTCATAGTGCTATTTTCCCATTTGCCGCATCTGTCGCCCCATCTTGCTAAAATAACATCTTTTTCAAAAATCTGTATTATTTCACAACAGTTAGCACAGCCATTACATTCAAAGCTACTCGCTTGGTAATCAGCTACTGCAGATTCAAAACCTTTGAAGCAAGTGTTTTCACCTTTAGTAGTTTCTTTCGCTAGAAGGGCACTTCCTATTGCCCCCATGACATCATAGTAATCTGGTACAACTATCTCACATTGTAATTCTTTCTTAAAAGCCTCTATCATTCCGAGATTGGCAGCTACTCCTCCTTGAAAAACAACCTTACTTTGAATCTTTTTCCCTTTACCAATATTGTTTAAATAATTACGTACAAGAGCTTCACATAGACCTGCTACAATGTCTTCAAGGGAATGTCCCATTTGCTGTTTATGAATCATATCAGATTCTGCAAAAACAGAACATCTACCAGCAATACGGACAGCACTTTTACTTTTTAAAGCTATCTTTCCAAATTCCTCAATAGGAAGTTCAAGTCGTGATGCCTGTTGATCCAGGAAGGAACCAGTTCCAGCTGCACAGACTGTGTTCATTGCAAAATCAGCAACCACTCCATTTCGTAATACTATTATCTTTGAGTCTTGTCCTCCAATTTCAATTACTGTTTTTGCATCTGGTACCATCGTTGATGCTGCAACTGCATGTGCAGTAATCTCATTTTTAACTACATCTGCTCCGACCATTAAAGCCGTTAAATTTCTTGCACTTCCAGTTGTTCCTACTCCCATAATTGTTAAGTCTTCTGCCATTTCTTCCTGTATCTTAAGTAATCCTTTTTGAACTGCTTTTATTGGTTGTCCCTGGGTTCTAATATATAGTTTGTGTAATACTTCATTTTCGTTGTTAATAACCACCACATTTGTACTAACAGAACCTACATCTATTCCTAAATACCCATACATGAAGTTATATCCTCCTTCTTCCCTAAGAACTTATTTCTATATATCATATCTGTAAAAGCTTCTAACCTAGTAGTTAGCCCTGCTTTACCAGTTTGTTCGTCAACATAGATTGTCATCGCAGGGATACCAGTATCTTCACTAACCTTGAATAAAAGTGTCTGTGCTACTATTTCAGGCATACATGTTAAAGGTGCGATTTGTATAATTCCATCTACTTTATCATTTAACTCTACTGCATGGCCAACTGTCTCTCTCCCATGACCTCCTACGAAATAATTTAAATAGGGGGCTGATAGCTTTCTTGCTTCCTTTGATCCCTTGATGGGAAGTATTCCCCCAAAAAGATGATCATTAATCCATTGACTTAAAAATAAGGGCCTATAAACCTCTACCCCTAACCGTCCTAAGATTTTTTCTATATCAAAATTCACAAATGGTTCTAAAACAGTATAGATTTCTCCCACAATTGCGACTTTGATAACAGGTTTATTCTTATACACAGGTATCTGCTTGAATTGGTCTATGTAATAATTAGCCGTCTTCTTTACCTGGGTTCTTGCTTGACACTTGTCCACATCAACTAAAAATGCCCTGAAAATATTGTCTGCCTCTCCAGGATTTTTTTGACTGGGTCGTATTTTGTGGACTTCACGCTCCATCTGGTCAATAGCATAAGTTTTATGCCAGGAGAGATAGATGCTTTTTATTGCTTGCGACCATGATGAGTGCATTAGATATTTTACCTTATCCCAGACCTCCCCAAGATGAACATCTGGGGGTTCAAGAACTATCATTTCCATGTGATAACCTAAGTCTTCTAAAATTTCTCTTTGGATTTCGGCATAATACCCAAATCGACAAGGGCCTACTCCTCCACCCATAATTATGGTATCCGCTCCCAATTCTGCTGCTTCAAGATAGTTTCCTAGATTAATTTTTAGTGGGAGACAGGCAGATTCAGGGGAATATTTTGTTCCTAGGTTTAAGGTTCTTTTTGTACATGGAGGTGGTACAATTACGTCCAATCCAAAACCTTCAAAAATAGTCTTGCCTGTAATATAGAAATACCCCATGTGGGGAAAAGTTACTTTCATACAGCTTCTCTCCTTTTTAGCATATCTAAAAAGGCTTCCAAACGCGTATTAATCCCAGCTTCTCCTGTATGTTCATCTACTGTTATTAGCATAAATGGAATATCGCTTTTTCTAATCAAATTCTCTGCTAGATGACCAATAATAGAATCTGGACCACAGCCAAAGGATGCAATATAGATAATACCTTCTACCCGGTTATTTTCTATAAAATCATAAAGAGAACCCATTATTCTCTTTCCTAATGTCCAAAAGATCTTCTTGCGTAACCTGCTGCTGTACTTATCAATTAGATTATTTTCGACCATTTCAGGACTTATAACGTTAAATTCATTTCCTCTTAATTTTTTAATAATATTCATGCTTAGATATTCATCATATAGATTATACCCATGTCCTAGGATGGCTAGTGTTGGCGCATTTTCTATATAAACCTCTTCTACTTCTTTATTGCCGCTAATTATTTTCAAAGCATCAACTGGGGTTAATTTCTTTTTCAAAAGGTTTTCATAATCTGTCTGTACTGTTGTGGCATTAAGCCATGCCTTATCTGCAATTTTATGATGGATTCCTAATCCATTTGCCATTTTTACAAATATAGTCTTATGATCTTGCTCCTGATTTTTTTGCAGACAGATGGTAGGTGTTAACAATTTTACTTTTTCCTCAAAGGCTGCTTTGATCATGTCTGGTAACCCCATAAACTTGGGACAAATGTATGCTTTAGGCTCAATACTAACAATTCTTGGACAAAAGATGTAATCTGCCTTGGAAATTAGATTTGCTACATGACCGAAATAGATTTTTACTGGAAAACAAACTTCATCGACAGTTAGTTGGACTCCCTTTGTTGCTATATTTTTGTTAGTGGTGTTTGAAACTACTACTTCATAACCAATCTCTTTAAAAAATGTAGACCATAAAGGAAAGTAATAATAATAAAATAGTGATTGTGGTATACCTATCTTTGTCATAACATCCTCCTGAAATAAATACTTTTTTTAGTATAAGCATAAAGAAACCCAAATATACTTGGGTTTCCATAAATTGCCTTCTAGATGATCTTTTAATTTTATTTATGTTTTTTCTTCTTTAGCTTTGGTTTAAGTGCAGGAGCTGGTTGCTGTCTATCCTTATCCTGAGGATGTATAATGCTTAGTCTAATATTATGTAATGGCACGGGACTTCTAAATACGACTGCAAATAATGCCTTCAAATTTAATGGTATCAAAGGCCACATATAGGGAACTCCGAAGCTTTTGGTTAATGCTATAAAAATAAACGCAAGTAATGTAGCACCTAAAAAACCAGGTAGCAGGAAAAGACCTGTGGCGACAAGAATAAAAATTCTCACTATGGTATTAGCTAAACCCAGTTCAAAACTGGGGGTTGAAAATATACCTACTGCAGATACAGCCGCATATAGTATAATTTCAGGTGAGAATAGTCCTATTGTTATGGCAATATCTCCAATTAGTACTGCAGCTATCAAGCCTAGTGCTGTAGCTAGTGATGAGGGTGTATGAGTCGCTGCAATTCTCATCAGATTAATCCCTAATTCTGCAAAGAGGGCTTGAATAAAAAGGGGGACATTCCCAGTTTCCTCAGGTCCTATAAACCTTAAACTTTCTGGAAGTAATGTTGGAGTAAGAGCAAAAAGCAACCATAAGGGTAGTAAAAATATAGACATGAAGACACCAATGTATCTTCCAAGTTTTAAAAAGCCACCTAATAATGGCCCTTGACGGTACTCTTCTGCATGCTGCAGATGATGAAAATATGTAACGGGCAAAATCATTACACTAGGTGATGTATCAACAACAACAAGGATGTGTCCTTCTAGTAAATGTACGGCTGCCACGTCCGGTCTTTCGGTATAACGCACCTTTGGAAAAGGATTCCAATAGCTACCTGGCGTTATTAGTTCTTCTACTGACTTTTCAGCCATAGGTAAGCCATCAATATCTATCAGTTCAATTTTTTCTTTAATAGATTTAACTGTATCAGGATTGGCTATATCATCAATATACATAATACATATATCAGTTTGAGATCTTCTGCCCGCTTGCATAATATGAACCCTTAGCCTGGGATCTCTAATTCTTCTCCGGATTAATGCTACATTAAATACTATTGTCTCTACAAAGCCATCCCTAGATCCCCTAATTACCCTCTCCAAGTCGGGTTCTTGAGGTCCTCTTACTGGATATTCTCTAACATCTAAGATTAATACTTTATCTGCACCTTCTATAACAATTGCCATGGCTCCTGAAAGTACGGAATACATAATCTTATCCATTTTCTCTTCGGTTTCAGCTTCTACATAATGGATATGCTTCTTAATTAATTTTTCCAGGGAAAATGGGCTTATTTCTGATCGTTCAAGGTTTTCTAGAGTTCTAGTAATTTGTGTAACTATATCATCCTTAACAAAACCATCAATAAAAAACATACCAAATTTATGCCCAGCAAATTCCATTTCTCTGTATATTACGTCAAAATTATCATCAACAGCAAGA is a genomic window containing:
- a CDS encoding diaminopimelate decarboxylase: MKLHGTSKINSEGILEIGGCNAIELVEKYGTPLWVMDEELIRNTCQRLVKAFSQKGNSQVLYASKAFLTTAMCKIINEEGLGLDVVSGGELYTALKANFPVKNIYFHGNNKGFEEIKLALENGIGRIVVDNFYELQVLNGIAGEMDTKQAIILRITPGVEAHTHEYIRTGQIDSKFGFTLTNGQAMEAVKIALELPNLDLKGIHCHIGSQIFEMGSYGHAAHVMIEFMKNIEKETGYVIEELNIGGGLGIYYSKGDEPSSIENYAEVVMSTVKEKCNQFSLPVPKLLIEPGRSIAGPAGTTLYKVGSIKDIPDVRKYVAVDGGMYENLRPALYEAKYEVYVANRMNDTNTEKVTVTGKCCESGDILAWNIRLPELNPGDILAMTTTGAYGYAMSGNYNRIPKQAVVLVYNGKSDEIVKKETYEDLIRNDVLPERLK
- a CDS encoding 2-hydroxyglutaryl-CoA dehydratase; protein product: MYGYLGIDVGSVSTNVVVINNENEVLHKLYIRTQGQPIKAVQKGLLKIQEEMAEDLTIMGVGTTGSARNLTALMVGADVVKNEITAHAVAASTMVPDAKTVIEIGGQDSKIIVLRNGVVADFAMNTVCAAGTGSFLDQQASRLELPIEEFGKIALKSKSAVRIAGRCSVFAESDMIHKQQMGHSLEDIVAGLCEALVRNYLNNIGKGKKIQSKVVFQGGVAANLGMIEAFKKELQCEIVVPDYYDVMGAIGSALLAKETTKGENTCFKGFESAVADYQASSFECNGCANCCEIIQIFEKDVILARWGDRCGKWENSTMKTQIS
- a CDS encoding CoA protein activase, with the protein product MKVTFPHMGYFYITGKTIFEGFGLDVIVPPPCTKRTLNLGTKYSPESACLPLKINLGNYLEAAELGADTIIMGGGVGPCRFGYYAEIQREILEDLGYHMEMIVLEPPDVHLGEVWDKVKYLMHSSWSQAIKSIYLSWHKTYAIDQMEREVHKIRPSQKNPGEADNIFRAFLVDVDKCQARTQVKKTANYYIDQFKQIPVYKNKPVIKVAIVGEIYTVLEPFVNFDIEKILGRLGVEVYRPLFLSQWINDHLFGGILPIKGSKEARKLSAPYLNYFVGGHGRETVGHAVELNDKVDGIIQIAPLTCMPEIVAQTLLFKVSEDTGIPAMTIYVDEQTGKAGLTTRLEAFTDMIYRNKFLGKKEDITSCMGI
- a CDS encoding spore gernimation protein GerA — translated: MSEKADKVNVTKDYSRNVDYLMKSLAVDDNFDVIYREMEFAGHKFGMFFIDGFVKDDIVTQITRTLENLERSEISPFSLEKLIKKHIHYVEAETEEKMDKIMYSVLSGAMAIVIEGADKVLILDVREYPVRGPQEPDLERVIRGSRDGFVETIVFNVALIRRRIRDPRLRVHIMQAGRRSQTDICIMYIDDIANPDTVKSIKEKIELIDIDGLPMAEKSVEELITPGSYWNPFPKVRYTERPDVAAVHLLEGHILVVVDTSPSVMILPVTYFHHLQHAEEYRQGPLLGGFLKLGRYIGVFMSIFLLPLWLLFALTPTLLPESLRFIGPEETGNVPLFIQALFAELGINLMRIAATHTPSSLATALGLIAAVLIGDIAITIGLFSPEIILYAAVSAVGIFSTPSFELGLANTIVRIFILVATGLFLLPGFLGATLLAFIFIALTKSFGVPYMWPLIPLNLKALFAVVFRSPVPLHNIRLSIIHPQDKDRQQPAPALKPKLKKKKHK